In one Podarcis muralis chromosome 7, rPodMur119.hap1.1, whole genome shotgun sequence genomic region, the following are encoded:
- the SERTAD1 gene encoding SERTA domain-containing protein 1 isoform X1 — protein MTFSKNQPCKKCSKMEYRACRTLPRALGSSRYFSYPSAPLSCCWAGGADGSCSPEHQEGSWLAKARESSQSGPCRKMLAKGTKRKRIEGDEGAPSAAPTSSLFSLSVSKLHQSLQHVEPNLRHLVLVANTLRRIQDEMQPAAGALFQQPDPPAAPAGSSVCRESSGGALPCALQDPGRRLPPPPPSLAPHADELLLSSMDLSVFSTILEDLSGLEGFGDAVHPSAAQPEGGPLCSEPERTSQPCSSAPLDTQGPSTYLLEDGLEGIFEDIDTSMYDCELWSPTSLPSFKEAFPSSEDERPGLADLDYLMDMLVEAQEL, from the exons ATGACGTTTTCCAAAAACCAGCCCTGtaaaaaatgcagtaaaatggAATATCGGGCATGCAGGACTCTCCCCAGAGCCCTGGGATCCTCCAGATACTTTTCCTACCCATCAGCCCCTCTGTCATGCTGCTGGgctggtggggctgatgggagttgtagtccagagcaCCAGGAAGGCAGCTGGCTAGCAAAGGCTAGAGAAAGCTCTCAAAGTGGCCCCTGCAG aaaGATGCTGGCCAAGGGCACGAAGCGGAAGCGGATCGAGGGGGATGAGGGCGCCCCCTCCGCGGCCCCCACCAGCTCCCTCTTCAGCCTCTCGGTCTCCAAGCTGCACCAGAGCCTCCAGCACGTCGAGCCCAACCTGCGGCACCTGGTGCTCGTGGCAAACACCCTGCGGCGGATCCAGGACGAGATGCAGCCGGCCGCGGGGGCCCTCTTCCAGCAGCCGGACCCTCCTGCCGCCCCCGCTGGCAGCTCCGTCTGCAGGGAGAGCTCTGGGGGCGCCCTGCCCTGTGCCCTCCAGGACCCTGGCAGGAGGCTGCCTCCGCCACCGCCTTCTCTCGCCCCCCACGCGGACGAGCTGCTCCTCTCCAGCATGGACCTCTCGGTCTTCTCCACCATCCTGGAGGACCTCAGCGGCCTGGAAGGGTTTGGGGATGCCGTGCACCCCTCCGCCGCCCAGCCCGAGGGGGGCCCGCTCTGCTCGGAGCCGGAACGGACTTCGCAGCCGTGCTCCTCCGCCCCGCTGGACACCCAGGGCCCCAGCACCTACCTGCTGGAAGACGGCCTGGAGGGCATCTTTGAAGACATTGACACCTCCATGTATGACTGTGAGCTGTGGTCGCCCACCAGTCTCCCCAGCTTCAAGGAGGCCTTTCCCAGCTCGGAGGATGAGCGGCCAGGCTTGGCGGACCTCGATTATCTCATGGACATGCTGGTGGAGGCTCAGGAGCTGTGA
- the LOC114603187 gene encoding uncharacterized protein LOC114603187: MAPSSLRCQRLEPDGPSARSQRRCCRIPDHKRCSFLRAAQGKYATLITPYVRDLHKSVLLKNTILHLQDPGRGSRETGLGLAAPQGAPPWQETSQGPPAESEGAVSLPAQPAEEPPSAVGNGQARAADMGVGMWALPASSSPCQDAGQVAREDGLPDPLLDSFLCTAGEVLCLWESLQQQEGGSGPCPSLAGPRTDSPWPSESAAASPGQEAGSWGPLCPEEQPRDPLFDSFEILASSYASDVPADDFFADIDMSEFESVLWGSPSNGQPTVIDMAGQAAAEIAPQAEEPPLPGQDASSRMGSLDHYVELLLRS; this comes from the coding sequence ATGGCGCCCAGCAGCTTGAGATGCCAGCGCCTCGAGCCGGACGGGCCTTCTGCCAGGAGCCAGCGCCGCTGCTGCCGCATCCCAGACCACAAGCGCTGCTCTTTCCTGCGCGCGGCACAGGGGAAATACGCCACGCTGATCACGCCCTACGTGCGAGACTTGCACAAGAGCGTCCTCCTCAAGAACACCATCCTGCACCTCCAAGAccccggccgagggagccgggaaACGGGACTCGGGCTGgcagcaccccagggtgccccACCTTGGCAAGAGACAAGCCAGGGTCCCCCAGCAGAGAGCGAAGGCGCGGTGTCTCTGCCAGCACAGCCGGCAGAAGAGCCTCCAAGTGCTGTGGGCAATGGCCAGGCGAGAGCAGCTGACATGGGCGTAGGCATGTGGgcactgcctgcctcctccagcccctgcCAAGATGCAGGACAGGTGGCCAGGGAAGACGGCTTGCCTGACCCGCTCCTGGATTCCTTCCTCTGCACTGCTGGTGAAGTCCTGTGTCTTTGGGAGAGTCTGCAGCAACAGGAAGGTGGCAGTGGCCCCTGCCCGTCTCTGGCTGGCCCCAGAACCGATTCCCCCTGGCCTTCTGAAAGTGCAGCTGCCAGCCCAGGGCAGGAGGCTGGTTCCTGGGGTCCCCTCTGCCCTGAGGAGCAGCCCCGCGACCCCTTGTTTGACAGCTTTGAGATCTTGGCCTCCAGCTATGCGAGCGACGTCCCTGCAGATGATTTCTTTGCAGACATCGACATGTCAGAGTTTGAGAGCGTTCTGTGGGGTTCGCCGAGCAACGGGCAGCCCACAGTTATCGACATGGCAGGCCAGGCTGCTGCTGAGATTGCCCCCCAGGCTGAAGAACCCCCTCTTCCCGGTCAGGATGCAAGCAGCAGGATGGGGAGCCTCGACCATTACGTGGAGCTCCTTCTGCGCTCCTGA
- the SERTAD1 gene encoding SERTA domain-containing protein 1 isoform X2: MLAKGTKRKRIEGDEGAPSAAPTSSLFSLSVSKLHQSLQHVEPNLRHLVLVANTLRRIQDEMQPAAGALFQQPDPPAAPAGSSVCRESSGGALPCALQDPGRRLPPPPPSLAPHADELLLSSMDLSVFSTILEDLSGLEGFGDAVHPSAAQPEGGPLCSEPERTSQPCSSAPLDTQGPSTYLLEDGLEGIFEDIDTSMYDCELWSPTSLPSFKEAFPSSEDERPGLADLDYLMDMLVEAQEL, encoded by the coding sequence ATGCTGGCCAAGGGCACGAAGCGGAAGCGGATCGAGGGGGATGAGGGCGCCCCCTCCGCGGCCCCCACCAGCTCCCTCTTCAGCCTCTCGGTCTCCAAGCTGCACCAGAGCCTCCAGCACGTCGAGCCCAACCTGCGGCACCTGGTGCTCGTGGCAAACACCCTGCGGCGGATCCAGGACGAGATGCAGCCGGCCGCGGGGGCCCTCTTCCAGCAGCCGGACCCTCCTGCCGCCCCCGCTGGCAGCTCCGTCTGCAGGGAGAGCTCTGGGGGCGCCCTGCCCTGTGCCCTCCAGGACCCTGGCAGGAGGCTGCCTCCGCCACCGCCTTCTCTCGCCCCCCACGCGGACGAGCTGCTCCTCTCCAGCATGGACCTCTCGGTCTTCTCCACCATCCTGGAGGACCTCAGCGGCCTGGAAGGGTTTGGGGATGCCGTGCACCCCTCCGCCGCCCAGCCCGAGGGGGGCCCGCTCTGCTCGGAGCCGGAACGGACTTCGCAGCCGTGCTCCTCCGCCCCGCTGGACACCCAGGGCCCCAGCACCTACCTGCTGGAAGACGGCCTGGAGGGCATCTTTGAAGACATTGACACCTCCATGTATGACTGTGAGCTGTGGTCGCCCACCAGTCTCCCCAGCTTCAAGGAGGCCTTTCCCAGCTCGGAGGATGAGCGGCCAGGCTTGGCGGACCTCGATTATCTCATGGACATGCTGGTGGAGGCTCAGGAGCTGTGA